From a single Stomoxys calcitrans chromosome 4, idStoCalc2.1, whole genome shotgun sequence genomic region:
- the LOC106090725 gene encoding lectin subunit alpha-like, whose translation MQIMNASVVLLLTTMGFMFNMSFGAMWHEAGDGRRYLVEGTAKYNWLQALDQCLLKGLQLVVIDSAAKNEELVKLLRSIFGNSRDLWIGHHDEFNKKGGASRNWYSAAIGEPIFFGYWDRGEPNNRFGEHCAQIYRKSNFRWNDENCDTHFFGYICEKANKTDLDQPDIQ comes from the exons ATGCAGATCATGAACGCAAGTGTTGTGTTGCTACTCACAACTATGGGGTTCATGTTCAATATGTCCTTTGGGGCTATGTGGCACGAGGCTGGCGATGGACGTCGTTACTTGGTCGAGGGGACTGCAAaa TATAACTGGCTCCAGGCTTTGGATCAATGTTTACTCAAAGGATTACAACTGGTGGTAATTGACAGTGCGGCAAAAAATGAAGAGTTGGTTAAGCTGTTGCGTTCAATATTTG GCAATTCTCGTGACTTATGGATAGGTCATCATGATGAATTCAATAAAAAAGGTGGTGCATCTCGCAACTGGTATTCAGCCGCAATAGGTGAACCGATATTCTTTGGGTATTGGGATCGCGGCGAACCCAACAACAGATTTGGTGAACACTGTGCTCAAATCTatagaaaatcgaattttagaTGGAACGACGAAAACTGTGATACCCATTTCTTCGGTTATATCTGTGAGAAGGCTAATAAAACTGATCTAGATCAACCTgatatacaataa
- the LOC106090712 gene encoding lectin subunit alpha: MQTLNRNFAKFGIVLFIGLFQLASTASWYTASDGHRYYIEGAANYNWLQALDQCSRQGLQLAVIDSDSKNKALISLLRSIFGSSRDLWLGHHDEFYKKKDKNRSWYSASTGAAITFSYWDSGEPNNKGGEHCTEIYRKADFKWNDENCDTNYFGFICEEHFKTAQCRTQMETKRSTIEQKNNQLSSDFATTQDNVSQIIKGSSTDTDNTLALWENSTQNVMDEFKQSLNELIAKKPYLQAVIGDVGPAIRALAAEAQEEISKLTQQTRQTISEIHVNGEKSVNAENNVFAGKIEDHANEMGRLLVY, encoded by the exons ATGCAGACCTTAAACaggaattttgccaaatttggcatTGTTTTGTTTATTGGCCTATTTCAATTGGCATCTACTGCCAGTTGGTATACGGCCAGTGACGGACATCGATATTATATCGAGGGAGCAGCCAAT tatAATTGGCTTCAGGCATTAGATCAGTGTTCTCGTCAAGGTCTACAACTTGCCGTCATCGATagcgattcgaaaaataaagcATTGATATCTCTGCTGCGTTCGATATTTG GTAGTTCCCGCGACTTATGGCTCGGTCATCATGATGAATTCTACAAGAAGAAGGATAAAAATCGTAGCTGGTATTCAGCATCAACAGGTGCAGCTATCACCTTTAGCTACTGGGACAGTGGTGAGCCCAACAATAAGGGTGGAGAACACTGTACCGAAATTTATCGCAAAGccgattttaaatggaatgatgAAAATTGTGATACAAATTATTTTGGTTTCATTTGTGAGGAACATTTTAAAACCGCCCAATGTCGTACTCAAATGGAGACAAAACGCTCGACAATAGAACAAAAGAACAATCAATTGTCATCGGATTTTGCCACGACCCAAgataatgtcagccaaatcattAAAGGTAGCAGCACGGACACAGACAATACGTTAGCCCTTTGGGAGAATTCTACGCAAAATGTTATGGATGAATTTAAACAATCGCTTAATGAATTGATAGCCAAAAAACCCTATTTACAGGCTGTCATTGGTGATGTGGGGCCAGCCATAAGGGCGTTGGCTGCCGAAGCTCAGGAAGAGATATCGAAATTAACACAGCAGACACGTCAAACAATCTCTGAGATCCATGTGAATGGTGAGAAATCAGTGAATGCTGAAAATAATGTTTTTGCAGGGAAAATCGAAGATCATGCCAATGAAATGGGCAGATTATtagtttattga
- the LOC106090720 gene encoding lectin subunit alpha gives MQNTSKILLQFGLILFLGLLDVSSGASWYTASDGRRYLIEATASYNWLQALDKCTRQDLQLVVIDSDSKNKALISLLRSVFGSARDYWIGHHDEFNRKKDKNRGWYSSTSGASISYGYWDSGEPNNFGGTEHCTQIYRKTDYKWNDEDCDKHSFGYICEEHFKTAQCRSQMEAKRTAAQQKNNQLSSDFVKTKNNVNKIMTDTSEDTDNMLTLWESSSQNVMDNFKESLNELIAKKPYLQAVIADVGPAIKALASEAQVEISKLTEQTRQTIAQVQLQAEKSVDSENTAFENIIADHSNEMDRLMVY, from the exons ATGCAGAACACAAGTAAAATTTTGCTGCAAttcggtttaattttatttcttggacTCCTGGATGTGAGCTCAGGGGCCAGTTGGTATACTGCCAGTGATGGACGGCGATATTTGATCGAGGCAACTGCCAGT TATAACTGGCTTCAGGCATTGGATAAATGTACTCGTCAAGATCTACAACTTGTGGTTATCGATAGTGATTCTAAAAATAAGGCATTGATATCGCTGTTGCGCTCGGTTTTCG GTAGTGCTCGCGACTATTGGATTGGCCATCATGATGAATTCAATAGAAAGAAGGATAAAAATCGAGGTTGGTATTCAAGCACAAGTGGTGCATCAATCAGCTACGGTTACTGGGACAGTGGTGAGCCCAATAATTTTGGAGGAACAGAACATTGCACTCAAATTTATCGTAAAACcgattacaaatggaatgatgaaGATTGTGATAAGCATTCTTTTGGTTATATTTGTGAGGAACACTTTAAAACTGCACAATGTCGTTCTCAAATGGAAGCCAAGAGAACAGCAgcgcaacaaaaaaataatcagcTATCGTCAGATTTTGTAAAGACCAAAAATAATGTCAATAAGATTATGACAGATACCAGCGAAGATACAGATAATATGTTGACTTTATGGGAGAGTTCATCGCAAAATGTTATGGATAATTTCAAAGAATCGTTGAATGAATTGATTGCCAAGAAACCCTATTTACAGGCAGTCATAGCCGACGTGGGTCCAGCCATTAAGGCTTTGGCTTCGGAAGCCCAAGTGGAAATATCGAAATTGACAGAGCAGACTCGCCAAACCATTGCTCAGGTTCAATTGCAGGCGGAAAAGTCGGTTGACTCGGAAAATACTGCCTTTGAAAATATAATTGCAGATCATTCAAACGAAATGGATAGATTGATGGTCTATTAA